One genomic window of Brevundimonas vesicularis includes the following:
- a CDS encoding SCO family protein, whose amino-acid sequence MPRRSILLFAGACIAIAVALAIITVVVVSGRTPTSDGAEVTSTGQPLVGGDFKLVNQDGQPVDQTMLNGKWSLVFFGFTYCPEFCPTTLAELGAVQQRLGDKADNLQVVFISVDPERDTPQALKDYLSSDGFPKGTIGLTGTPEQVATAAKAYRAFYQKVGEGEGYTMNHSLTVYLMGPDGRFRTAVAYGMGPDKTTRIIEQAMARG is encoded by the coding sequence ATGCCGCGTCGTTCCATCCTGCTGTTCGCGGGCGCCTGCATCGCCATCGCCGTGGCGCTCGCCATCATCACGGTCGTGGTGGTCAGCGGCAGGACGCCGACGTCGGACGGCGCCGAGGTGACGTCGACCGGTCAGCCTCTCGTCGGCGGCGACTTCAAACTGGTTAATCAGGATGGACAACCCGTCGATCAGACGATGCTGAACGGCAAATGGAGCCTGGTCTTCTTCGGCTTCACCTACTGCCCCGAGTTCTGTCCGACCACCCTGGCCGAGCTGGGCGCGGTGCAGCAGCGGCTGGGCGACAAGGCGGACAATCTGCAGGTCGTCTTCATCAGCGTCGATCCCGAACGCGATACGCCCCAGGCGCTGAAGGACTATCTGTCGTCCGACGGGTTTCCCAAGGGGACCATCGGCCTGACCGGCACGCCCGAACAGGTGGCCACCGCCGCCAAGGCCTACCGCGCCTTCTACCAGAAGGTCGGCGAGGGCGAGGGCTATACGATGAACCACTCCCTGACCGTCTATCTGATGGGCCCGGACGGCAGGTTCCGCACCGCCGTCGCCTATGGAATGGGTCCGGACAAGACGACTAGGATCATCGAACAGGCGATGGCCCGGGGTTAG
- a CDS encoding polyhydroxyalkanoate depolymerase encodes MLYAFHELAYQSALPFRVGAQLARTFWTSPFNPVADTAIGRTAYASAELFESVTRRYGKPAWKLETIDIGGKPVRTTEQVIWQSPWCRLVRFARNIGDLKRARKPASGPAVLIVAPLSGHYATLLRGTVEAFLQDHDVYVTDWVNARQVPMLEGRFDFFDYIDHVRLMLAEIGGRAHVVGVCQPGPPVLAAGAVMAEDEDENRPLSMTFMGSPIDARLSPTVTNQLAEEKPFTWFKSNMIHTVPLPYAGFGRRVYPGFVQLYSFMSMNEDRHRDAHWNYFNSLIAGDGDGVEKHEEFYDEYLSVLDLTEEFYLQTIDIVFQQHLLARGLLEHRGRKVDLSRITDIGLMTVEGEKDDISGVGQTQAAHGLCPNIPEDRRVLYVQPGVGHYGVFNGRRFRDEIYPCVRDFIAQNEAAGGVPQRSAAAA; translated from the coding sequence ATGCTCTACGCCTTTCATGAACTCGCCTACCAGTCGGCCCTGCCGTTCCGGGTCGGCGCGCAACTGGCCCGCACCTTCTGGACCTCGCCGTTCAACCCGGTGGCCGACACCGCCATCGGCCGCACGGCCTACGCCTCGGCAGAACTGTTCGAGAGCGTGACGCGGCGCTACGGCAAGCCGGCCTGGAAGCTGGAAACCATCGACATCGGCGGCAAGCCGGTGCGCACCACCGAACAGGTGATCTGGCAAAGCCCGTGGTGCCGACTGGTCCGCTTCGCCCGCAACATCGGCGACCTGAAGCGCGCCAGAAAGCCCGCCTCCGGCCCGGCCGTCCTGATCGTGGCCCCGCTGTCGGGCCACTACGCCACCCTGCTGCGCGGCACGGTCGAAGCCTTCCTTCAGGACCACGACGTCTACGTCACCGACTGGGTCAACGCCCGCCAGGTGCCGATGCTGGAGGGGCGGTTCGATTTCTTCGACTACATCGACCACGTCCGGCTGATGCTGGCCGAGATCGGGGGCCGCGCCCACGTCGTCGGCGTGTGCCAGCCCGGCCCGCCGGTGCTGGCCGCCGGCGCGGTGATGGCCGAGGACGAGGACGAAAACCGTCCGCTGTCGATGACCTTCATGGGGTCGCCCATCGACGCGCGCCTGTCGCCGACCGTCACCAACCAGTTGGCCGAGGAAAAGCCCTTCACCTGGTTCAAGTCGAACATGATCCACACCGTGCCCCTGCCCTATGCGGGCTTCGGGCGGCGCGTTTATCCGGGCTTCGTCCAGCTCTACAGCTTCATGTCGATGAACGAGGATCGCCACCGCGACGCTCACTGGAACTACTTCAACAGCCTGATCGCCGGCGACGGCGACGGGGTGGAGAAGCACGAGGAATTCTACGACGAATATCTGTCGGTGCTGGACCTGACCGAAGAGTTCTATCTCCAGACCATCGACATCGTCTTCCAGCAGCACCTGCTGGCGCGCGGCCTGTTGGAACATCGCGGGCGCAAGGTCGATCTGTCCAGGATCACCGACATCGGCCTGATGACCGTCGAGGGCGAGAAGGACGACATCTCCGGCGTCGGCCAGACCCAGGCCGCGCACGGCCTGTGTCCCAATATCCCTGAAGATCGCCGCGTCCTCTACGTCCAGCCGGGCGTGGGCCATTACGGCGTGTTCAACGGCCGGCGATTCCGTGACGAGATCTATCCCTGCGTGCGCGATTTCATCGCCCAGAACGAGGCCGCCGGTGGCGTACCGCAACGGTCAGCGGCTGCCGCTTGA
- a CDS encoding M48 family metallopeptidase yields MAYRNGQRLPLDESGAGGSEGSGPTLRLSVNPRARRLSVRIDARAGEAVVIAPTERGLSQAVAFARSKAVWISERLAVRPKSRPLEPGQVISLRGSPVRLEAVPGVGAARLVEDGTIIRSGGEGEAYARRVENLLKREARETLLERTDHHLRALGQGPVKMGIADTRSRWGSCSPHNRTIRYSWRVIMAPPPVIDYLAAHEVAHLVHADHSPAYWSVVERLVGDHKPWRKWLKDYGAALHAVGR; encoded by the coding sequence GTGGCGTACCGCAACGGTCAGCGGCTGCCGCTTGACGAAAGCGGGGCCGGCGGGAGCGAAGGTTCTGGCCCGACCCTGAGACTGTCGGTCAATCCGCGCGCGCGGCGCCTGTCGGTGCGGATCGACGCGCGCGCCGGCGAGGCCGTGGTCATCGCCCCGACCGAGCGCGGCCTGAGCCAGGCCGTCGCCTTCGCCCGATCCAAGGCCGTCTGGATCAGCGAACGCCTGGCCGTCCGCCCCAAGAGCCGCCCGCTGGAACCGGGCCAGGTCATCTCCCTGCGCGGCAGTCCTGTGCGGCTTGAGGCCGTGCCCGGCGTGGGCGCCGCGCGCCTGGTCGAGGACGGGACGATCATCCGCTCGGGCGGCGAAGGCGAGGCCTACGCCCGCCGCGTCGAGAACCTGCTGAAGCGCGAGGCGCGCGAGACGCTTCTGGAACGCACCGACCACCATCTGCGAGCGCTGGGCCAAGGCCCGGTCAAGATGGGCATCGCCGACACCCGGTCGCGCTGGGGCTCTTGCAGCCCGCACAACCGCACCATCCGCTACTCCTGGCGCGTCATCATGGCCCCGCCCCCCGTCATCGACTACCTCGCCGCCCACGAGGTCGCCCACCTGGTCCACGCCGACCACAGCCCGGCCTACTGGTCCGTGGTCGAACGTCTGGTCGGGGATCACAAGCCTTGGCGGAAATGGCTGAAGGATTACGGCGCCGCGCTGCACGCCGTGGGGCGCTAG